The Lysinibacillus irui sequence TAATGTTGTTGCAGTGCCAATGGTATAGATACCATTGTCTTTTAATTGTTGAAGAACCTCTGCTGATGGAATGCCAAATGTAAACGAGCAAATTGCTACCTTTTCCTCTATAACCGCCTGAACTTGCCCTGTAAAAACATCCTTAGACACTACACTCTGTACAGGTGATAACCCAAGCTCATCATAAAAAGGTTGCAGCGCCATACGAGCTTGTTGTAACACCTCGATATCGATTTTTGGGTCCTCTTGTACAAATAAATTAACTGCAAAAGGCTTTGTCGTTAATTTTTTCACTTCCTGAATGAATTGCTTTGTCTGTTCGCCATCTAAGTAGCCCGCTCCAATTGAGCCTAATAAACCTGCTTCAGCACAGGCAGCCACAAATTTAGGTGACGTGACACCTGCCATTGGCGCTTGAATAATTGGGTGTTGCATATCAAATATTGTTTGTAACATACCTTTCACTCCTTACTATGTTATTATTGTAAACTTTCTTTCCAAAAATGACCATCTTTCTGATGATAGAAAGAAGGAGGATGACGAGAAAAAAAGGTCTTTTTCCTGTATCGAATGGCACAACGATTGAAGCTTTTCACATGATATGTATAAAAATAAAATAAAAACCTACTCTTTTATACTAAAGAGTAGGTTTTTATTAATTAGGCACGAGATACGTAAGAGCCTTCTTCTGTGTTAATGATTAAAACATCACCTTGGTTTACGAAGAATGGTACTTGTACGATTAGACCCGTTTCAAGAGTAGCAGGTTTTGTACCGCCTGAAGCTGTATCACCTTTGATCCCAGGTTCTGTCTCTGTAACTTCTAATTGAACAGTGTTTGGTAATTCAATACCTAACATTTCACCTTGGTAAGATTGAATATGAACTTCCATGTTTTCTTTTAGGAATTTTAATTCATATTCAATAGCAGCTGAAGATAGTTCAGTTTGCTCGTAAGATTCTAAGTCCATGAAAACATGCTCGTCACCTTGTGCATATAAGTATTGCATTTTACGGTTATCGATTTGTGCTTTTTCTACTTTTTCACCAGCGCGGAATGTTTTTTCATTTACAGAGCCATTACGTAGGTTACGTAATTTAGAACGCACGAATGCAGCACCTTTACCTGGTTTAACGTGTTGGAAATCTAACACGCGGTATAATTGGCCATCAACAATAATTGTTAGACCTGTACGGAAATCGTTTACTGAGATCATTTGTGTTCCTCCAAAGTTTATAAAATAATGAGTTCTTTTGACGAATGTGTTAGTAGTTCATTAC is a genomic window containing:
- the efp gene encoding elongation factor P, which produces MISVNDFRTGLTIIVDGQLYRVLDFQHVKPGKGAAFVRSKLRNLRNGSVNEKTFRAGEKVEKAQIDNRKMQYLYAQGDEHVFMDLESYEQTELSSAAIEYELKFLKENMEVHIQSYQGEMLGIELPNTVQLEVTETEPGIKGDTASGGTKPATLETGLIVQVPFFVNQGDVLIINTEEGSYVSRA